The DNA region GAAGGTGAAGCCCCAGGAGACCTTGCTCTCGCTGCTGGAGACCGGCCAGCTCCCCGCTCCCCGGACCGTCGCCAACGGGCTGCACCTGCTGCCCGCCAGCCTGGCCCTGGCCCGCATCGAGGTGCTGCTGACGCAGAAGCCGCTTTCCACCCTGCTCCTGCGCACCGCGTTGCGCAAGGAGCCTGAGTACGACTTCGTGCTCATCGACTCCCTGCCCTCGCTGGGCCACCTGGCGGCCCTGGCGGCGATGGCCAGCGACGGCCTGATCGTCCCGGTGGAGACCGGCCTCAAGGGACTGGAAGCGCTGGTAGGGGTGCTGGAGGCGGCCAGCGAGTACCGCAGCAGCCTCGCCCAGATCGACTCGGTGCCGCGAAGTTTCATCCGCCTGTTCGTCCCCACCAAGTACGACAGCCGCACCCGGGGGGACCACCAGGTGCTGGAACGGCTGGCGGCCTTCAACTCCATCGCTCCCATCGCCTCTCCCCTGACCTACCGCCCCGGCCCCCACCGCAAGGCCACCGAACAGGCTTTGCCCTTGCAGCAGGTAGGGGACAGGGACGCCCGCGAGGAGGTGGAGCGGCTCACCGAGGAGTTTCTCCGCGCGGTCTGCCCCGCTCCCCAGGAGATGGCCCGATGAACCGTCTCGAGGAAGTGCTCGGTACCGTCCTGCTCAAGGCCCGCCAGGCCTCGACCCTGCCCCTGGAGGACCTTATCCCCCAGGCCCAGCCCCGCCGCCGCTTCGAGTCGCTGGAGGCCCTGGCCGAATCGGTCCGCGAGCAGGGGGTCTTGCAGCCCCTCCTGGTGCGCCCCCTGGAGGACGGGCACT from Allomeiothermus silvanus DSM 9946 includes:
- a CDS encoding AAA family ATPase; the protein is MPSKWVPAAEYAARTGIPESTLRRQLRNGQIPGRKQGHYWYVIEEVQTPPGGGIFTAFTHAGGAGKTSLVRDLGFELSRRGYRVLLIDADPQANLTSWVGARKVKPQETLLSLLETGQLPAPRTVANGLHLLPASLALARIEVLLTQKPLSTLLLRTALRKEPEYDFVLIDSLPSLGHLAALAAMASDGLIVPVETGLKGLEALVGVLEAASEYRSSLAQIDSVPRSFIRLFVPTKYDSRTRGDHQVLERLAAFNSIAPIASPLTYRPGPHRKATEQALPLQQVGDRDAREEVERLTEEFLRAVCPAPQEMAR